GTCGAGATCGCCCTTTCTCTTGCGCAGCTCCTCGATCTGGAGTCGCACGCCCTCCAGCACACGGGAGTCTTCCGCGATCTGCGCCGACAGCGCGGCGTTCTCCGCGGCGATGTCCGCCGTCGCGTTCGAGTGCGCGTGGGCCTCGGCACCCGCGACCAGGAGCGCAAGCGCAAAAGCGACCCCACAGCACAGAAGACGCATGGCGCGGGTCAAATCCGTCTTCGCGGCGAGCATTACAGCTTCTTCTCGACCTTCTTCGCCTCTGCCTTCGCCTGCGCCTCGACCTTGTTCCACGCGCCCTGCAGCTTCTGCCAGAACGACGCCTGCGGCGCTTTCCGGCAATCGTCGATGATCATCGGCGTTACCTTCTCCGTGCCGTCGATGTCGAGGATCGACCTCCCGCCCTTCGCATGCGCGCTGGCCCAGTAGATCACCTTCGGCTTGTACTGATTGTCGAAAGCAAGGAACTCTTCGCACGTCCATTTCGCGACCGGCTTCTTCGTATCCGCAGCGGTGACTGTAGTCGCGACCGCGGCAACCGCGAGCGAGAGGGTGACACGCATATTCATCCTGCTCCTCCTTGCGTCGAGTGAATGCGCGAACCGGCTCTCCGCACCAGGAGATCGCCCTGCGGAGATCGCGCTCATTTGCGCCGCCGCCAAGTCTGATTGAACCACGGCGCGCGGGGGCCGTAGAGGCGCAGGATCATGAACCAGCCTGGGCCTGGGGATCGTCTGAATCCAGTTGATTCCTCCATCCTGACCGGTGCCTTTGGACCGAAGCAGACGTCCACGCTCGAGTACTGCTGACCGGTCACCCATCATCACTGTATCGGGACCACCGCTGGAGGTTGCCACGTGCCCTCGCCCGGCGGCAGGATCGACGGCGCCTCGGT
The genomic region above belongs to Betaproteobacteria bacterium and contains:
- a CDS encoding HNS-dependent expression A, yielding MRVTLSLAVAAVATTVTAADTKKPVAKWTCEEFLAFDNQYKPKVIYWASAHAKGGRSILDIDGTEKVTPMIIDDCRKAPQASFWQKLQGAWNKVEAQAKAEAKKVEKKL